In Actinomadura citrea, a single window of DNA contains:
- a CDS encoding Cgl0159 family (beta/alpha)8-fold protein translates to MERIAGLAEVRAVRPESVAEAARGRVRRASLLGGSGRLMLLAADHPARGSLAAGGDPWAMADRGELLDRLCTALERPGVDGVLGTPDVIEDLLLLGVLGGKVVIGSMNRGGLAGASFEIDDRFTAYGAGAIAASGLDGGKMLLRVDDADPATVRTLEACAGAVSELAGRGLMAMVEPFISRRVQGRVRNDLSPEAMTRAIAIASGLGSTSAFTWLKVPVVAGMERVMAASTLPALLLGGEVAADPVAAREGWRRALRLPTVRGLVVGRSLLYPPDGDVAGAVDAAVELL, encoded by the coding sequence GTGGAGCGGATCGCGGGGTTGGCCGAGGTGCGGGCGGTGCGTCCGGAGTCGGTCGCCGAGGCGGCGCGGGGGCGGGTGCGGCGTGCGTCGTTGCTGGGCGGGTCGGGGCGGTTGATGTTGCTGGCTGCTGATCATCCGGCTCGGGGTTCGCTGGCGGCCGGGGGTGATCCTTGGGCGATGGCGGATCGGGGTGAGTTGCTGGATCGGTTGTGCACGGCGTTGGAGCGGCCTGGTGTGGACGGGGTGCTGGGGACGCCGGATGTGATCGAGGATCTGTTGTTGCTGGGGGTGCTGGGGGGCAAGGTCGTGATCGGTTCGATGAACCGGGGCGGGCTGGCGGGGGCGTCGTTCGAGATCGATGATCGTTTCACTGCTTACGGGGCGGGTGCGATCGCGGCGTCGGGTCTGGACGGCGGGAAGATGTTGTTGCGGGTGGATGATGCCGATCCGGCGACGGTGCGCACGTTGGAGGCGTGTGCGGGGGCGGTGTCGGAGTTGGCGGGGCGTGGGTTGATGGCGATGGTGGAGCCGTTCATCTCGCGTCGGGTGCAGGGGCGGGTGCGTAATGATCTGTCGCCGGAGGCGATGACGCGGGCGATCGCGATCGCTTCGGGGTTGGGCTCGACGTCGGCGTTCACGTGGTTGAAGGTGCCGGTGGTGGCGGGGATGGAGCGGGTGATGGCGGCTTCGACCCTGCCGGCCTTGCTGTTGGGCGGGGAGGTGGCGGCTGATCCGGTTGCGGCTCGTGAGGGGTGGCGGCGGGCGTTGCGGTTGCCGACGGTGCGGGGTCTGGTGGTGGGCCGGTCCTTGTTGTATCCGCCGGACGGCGACGTCGCCGGGGCCGTCGACGCCGCGGTGGAGCTCCTCTGA
- a CDS encoding alkaline phosphatase PhoX translates to MSVTRRGVVKGGAAGALSIALAGSLDGIFQTSAGAETGEAYGYGPLIPDPKGVLDLPKGFSYKTLSVEGEPVSEGVVVPGHHDGMATFPGSRHGRTRLVRNHEQSNNGTRAVGRPEWTYDPAANGGTTTLEVDGQGDLLSQYVSLAGTSTNCAGGRTPWGTWLTCEETEGFAGETKSHGWVFEVDPNGRRTEPVPLAGLGRFAHEAVAVDPHTLTAYLTEDAAKPFGLFYRFRPRAHRGGYHAYMSGGKLEALNVRGVPDLSAVQEPGTRLRAGWVEVPDPSAKQTSVRKQFDTITRSQKLEGAWWGHGKAYFVCSFSKKADGGAADHAGQVWTYDPHRGEIELQLVFKPGGRFDGPDNITVSPYGGGVILAEDGDGEQYLIGTTRRNEPFAMARNALNGSEFTGVTFSPDGRILFANRQSDPGATFAITGPWHRLRG, encoded by the coding sequence ATGTCCGTGACCCGTCGCGGAGTCGTCAAGGGCGGCGCGGCCGGCGCGCTGTCCATCGCCCTCGCCGGAAGCCTGGACGGAATCTTCCAGACGTCCGCCGGCGCCGAGACAGGGGAGGCCTACGGCTACGGCCCGCTGATCCCCGACCCCAAGGGCGTCCTGGACCTGCCCAAGGGCTTCTCCTACAAGACGCTGTCGGTCGAAGGCGAGCCCGTCTCCGAGGGCGTCGTCGTCCCCGGGCACCACGACGGGATGGCCACGTTCCCCGGCAGCCGCCACGGTCGCACCCGGCTGGTGCGCAACCACGAGCAGAGCAACAACGGCACCCGCGCCGTGGGCCGTCCCGAGTGGACCTACGACCCGGCGGCCAACGGCGGCACCACCACGCTGGAGGTGGACGGCCAGGGCGACCTGCTGTCGCAGTACGTCAGCCTGGCCGGGACGTCCACCAACTGCGCGGGCGGGCGGACCCCGTGGGGGACGTGGCTGACCTGCGAGGAGACCGAAGGGTTCGCGGGCGAGACCAAGAGCCACGGCTGGGTGTTCGAGGTCGACCCGAACGGCCGCAGGACCGAGCCCGTCCCGCTCGCCGGGCTCGGCCGGTTCGCGCACGAGGCCGTCGCCGTCGACCCGCACACGCTCACCGCGTACCTGACCGAGGACGCCGCCAAGCCGTTCGGGCTCTTCTACCGGTTCCGGCCCCGCGCCCACCGCGGCGGCTACCACGCCTACATGTCGGGCGGGAAGCTGGAGGCGCTGAACGTCCGCGGCGTCCCGGACCTGTCGGCCGTCCAGGAGCCCGGCACGCGGCTGCGCGCCGGCTGGGTGGAGGTGCCCGACCCGTCGGCGAAGCAGACGTCGGTCCGCAAGCAGTTCGACACGATCACGCGGAGCCAGAAGCTCGAAGGCGCCTGGTGGGGCCACGGCAAGGCCTACTTCGTGTGCAGCTTCTCCAAGAAGGCCGACGGCGGCGCCGCCGACCACGCCGGGCAGGTCTGGACCTACGACCCGCACCGGGGCGAGATCGAGCTGCAGCTCGTCTTCAAGCCGGGCGGGCGCTTCGACGGCCCCGACAACATCACCGTCTCCCCGTACGGCGGCGGCGTGATCCTGGCCGAGGACGGCGACGGCGAGCAGTACCTCATCGGCACCACCCGCCGGAACGAGCCGTTCGCGATGGCCCGCAACGCCCTCAACGGCAGCGAGTTCACCGGCGTGACGTTCTCCCCGGACGGGCGGATCCTGTTCGCCAACCGCCAGTCCGACCCGGGCGCCACGTTCGCGATCACCGGCCCCTGGCACCGGCTGCGCGGCTGA
- a CDS encoding SRPBCC family protein, with the protein MSAVAVHAEAVSAAPPERLFDVLTDWPRHAEWMPFTRAEGGDKVGDELRAWTGVGPVGFLDTMVITDWRAGRRVAVRHTGRVVRGEAFFKVVPEGSGSRIVWAERVDLPLGPLGRAAWLVAGPVVRAFMTVGLRRLAVLSQP; encoded by the coding sequence GTGAGCGCGGTCGCGGTCCACGCGGAAGCGGTCTCGGCGGCCCCGCCCGAGCGGCTCTTCGACGTCCTCACCGACTGGCCGCGGCACGCCGAGTGGATGCCGTTCACCCGTGCGGAAGGCGGCGACAAGGTCGGCGACGAACTGCGGGCGTGGACGGGCGTCGGCCCGGTCGGCTTCCTCGACACCATGGTGATCACCGACTGGCGCGCCGGCCGCCGCGTCGCGGTCCGGCACACCGGCCGCGTGGTGCGCGGCGAGGCGTTCTTCAAGGTCGTCCCGGAGGGCTCCGGCAGCCGCATCGTCTGGGCGGAGCGCGTCGACCTGCCGCTGGGCCCCCTCGGCCGCGCCGCCTGGCTGGTCGCGGGGCCGGTGGTGAGGGCGTTCATGACGGTCGGGCTGCGCCGCCTCGCCGTTCTGTCGCAGCCATGA
- a CDS encoding DNA-3-methyladenine glycosylase I, translated as MSTAILGEDGLARCPWGLSTPDYVAYHDDEWGRPVRDDQGLYERLSLEAFQSGLSWLTILRKREGFRAAFGGFDPEKVAAFGPDDVERLMADAAIVRNRAKIEATIANARAALDLPGGLAATAWRHADPDSPSYADTSDVPAYTDASKALAKELKKHGFRFVGPTTAYALMQACGLVDDHLTDCHRHGAALIASPLSSGPEALRPR; from the coding sequence GTGAGCACCGCGATTCTGGGCGAGGACGGGCTGGCGCGCTGCCCGTGGGGGCTGTCGACGCCCGACTACGTCGCCTACCACGATGACGAATGGGGCCGTCCGGTCCGCGACGACCAGGGGCTTTACGAGCGGCTGTCCCTGGAGGCGTTCCAGTCCGGCCTGTCGTGGCTGACGATCCTGCGCAAGCGCGAGGGCTTCCGCGCCGCGTTCGGCGGCTTCGACCCCGAGAAGGTCGCCGCGTTCGGCCCCGACGACGTCGAGCGGTTGATGGCCGACGCCGCCATCGTCCGCAACCGCGCCAAGATCGAGGCCACGATCGCCAACGCCCGCGCGGCCCTCGACCTGCCCGGCGGCCTCGCCGCCACCGCCTGGCGCCACGCCGACCCCGACTCCCCGTCCTATGCCGACACGTCCGACGTCCCCGCCTACACCGACGCCTCGAAGGCCCTGGCCAAGGAGCTGAAGAAGCACGGTTTCCGCTTCGTCGGCCCCACCACCGCCTACGCCCTCATGCAAGCCTGCGGCCTGGTAGACGACCACCTCACCGACTGCCACCGACACGGTGCGGCGCTCATTGCGTCGCCTCTGTCGTCGGGCCCGGAGGCCCTCCGACCGAGGTGA